The Staphylococcus carnosus genome has a segment encoding these proteins:
- a CDS encoding glycosyltransferase family 2 protein: protein MKISIIIPVYNSEEVVKRAVRSIDTKYDHETICINDGSTDHTLQTLEELQRENKHIKIINQENKGAAASRNVGLSQMTGDVYMFLDADDEFLPSRIDLMARRYEANDDVEIVVGQTGRDYHGEWRTFPTHEEIKKDEVVNLTQCPAILQSIGPRDKMFSSRFKNLRFDEDIVFCEEHTYMAHAFNQARDIQLLPDIIAGYNMRENSITAQSVERFFSYMRDAYKVRQRVMDYLRMPNVQEYYSYRMDELIVSYMLQAYVTAKPKVTQDLLDVVIQYIEGMQKTHYDGNALFRIVKVMEGGAIGWTPAFYRQWREALNKVGIGRPNYIAFHLQLVPKIGVFRGRNALKKALKR from the coding sequence ATGAAAATTTCTATAATTATTCCAGTATATAATTCAGAAGAAGTTGTGAAACGTGCAGTACGTTCTATTGATACAAAGTATGATCATGAAACTATTTGTATCAATGATGGGTCGACAGACCATACATTACAGACATTAGAAGAATTACAAAGAGAAAATAAACATATAAAAATAATCAACCAAGAAAATAAAGGTGCAGCCGCAAGCCGCAATGTCGGTTTATCTCAAATGACTGGTGATGTTTATATGTTTTTAGATGCGGATGATGAGTTTCTTCCAAGTCGTATAGATTTAATGGCACGTCGTTATGAAGCTAATGACGATGTAGAAATCGTAGTAGGTCAAACAGGACGCGATTATCACGGTGAATGGCGTACATTCCCTACACATGAAGAAATTAAAAAAGATGAAGTTGTGAATTTGACGCAATGTCCTGCGATTTTACAATCAATTGGACCTCGCGATAAAATGTTCAGTTCACGTTTTAAAAATTTACGCTTTGATGAAGATATCGTATTTTGCGAAGAACATACTTATATGGCACATGCTTTTAATCAAGCAAGAGATATTCAACTTTTGCCAGATATTATTGCAGGTTACAATATGCGTGAAAATTCAATTACCGCACAAAGTGTAGAACGCTTCTTTTCTTATATGAGAGATGCATATAAAGTGCGTCAACGTGTAATGGACTATTTAAGAATGCCGAATGTGCAAGAATATTATAGCTATCGTATGGATGAATTAATTGTGAGTTATATGTTGCAAGCTTATGTCACTGCTAAACCAAAAGTTACACAAGACTTATTGGACGTTGTGATTCAATATATTGAGGGCATGCAAAAAACACATTATGATGGAAATGCACTTTTTAGAATTGTAAAAGTAATGGAGGGCGGCGCTATAGGCTGGACACCTGCGTTTTATCGTCAATGGCGTGAAGCGCTAAATAAAGTAGGCATCGGAAGG
- a CDS encoding DUF2200 family protein, translating into MKIRYLDKLVDELAKGKGWIKCYVKNENAIKFYENMNIK; encoded by the coding sequence ATAAAGATTCGTTATTTAGATAAGTTAGTAGATGAACTTGCCAAAGGTAAAGGATGGATAAAGTGTTACGTAAAAAATGAAAACGCTATTAAGTTTTACGAAAATATGAATATTAAATAA
- the tarB gene encoding teichoic acid glycerol-phosphate primase TarB yields the protein MRQIIKKVYLLIISILNGLYKKRKIKSNHIVVFMTFKEDVMPIIKRLSDDGYEVTVIGKPADKLSVKHLKNVDFIDNSNKKVFAQIHALSTAKVIFVDNYYLLMGGFRKKKGQTVIQTWHAAGALKYFGLKDHAVDLTNKKMVEQYMKVYNATDRYLVGGKPMEICFTNAFGAKPYQMLQFGLPRMLQYFSKDLEAQKIALKKQYGIEGKLAVYVPTYRENYQANREINKEKFEAALPEYTLINKLHPAALKLGETSKIDTQRLFLMADVIITDYSSLAIEASLLNKPVLFYVYDQAEYETERGLNHFYWEIPETYKAYNEEDLLQKLQEGPEYYPPLFKEWHTFSTPDTLNKISNYIRELVKK from the coding sequence ATGAGACAAATCATAAAAAAAGTTTATCTGCTGATTATCAGTATTTTAAATGGCTTGTATAAAAAAAGAAAAATCAAATCTAATCATATTGTCGTATTCATGACATTTAAAGAAGATGTCATGCCGATAATTAAAAGATTGAGCGATGACGGGTATGAGGTTACCGTTATAGGTAAACCAGCTGATAAGTTAAGTGTTAAGCACTTAAAAAATGTGGATTTTATTGATAATAGTAACAAAAAAGTTTTTGCGCAAATTCATGCGCTTTCAACTGCAAAGGTTATTTTTGTAGATAATTATTACTTGTTAATGGGCGGTTTTCGTAAGAAAAAAGGTCAAACAGTTATCCAAACTTGGCATGCAGCAGGCGCATTAAAGTATTTCGGTTTAAAAGATCATGCTGTAGATTTAACGAATAAGAAGATGGTTGAACAATATATGAAAGTATATAATGCGACCGATCGTTATCTTGTAGGTGGTAAACCGATGGAGATTTGTTTTACAAATGCCTTCGGAGCAAAACCTTATCAAATGCTTCAATTTGGTTTGCCGCGCATGTTGCAATACTTTTCTAAAGATTTAGAGGCACAAAAAATTGCTTTGAAAAAGCAATACGGAATCGAAGGCAAGCTAGCAGTATATGTACCGACATATCGCGAAAATTATCAAGCAAATCGTGAGATTAATAAGGAGAAGTTTGAAGCAGCACTGCCAGAATATACACTAATAAATAAATTGCATCCGGCTGCACTTAAATTAGGGGAAACTTCTAAAATTGATACACAGCGTTTATTTTTAATGGCAGACGTGATTATCACAGATTATAGTTCATTAGCGATTGAGGCAAGTTTATTAAACAAACCTGTGTTATTTTATGTATATGACCAAGCGGAATATGAAACAGAACGAGGATTAAATCATTTTTATTGGGAAATTCCAGAAACGTATAAAGCTTATAATGAAGAAGATTTATTACAAAAATTGCAAGAAGGTCCTGAATATTATCCTCCATTGTTTAAAGAATGGCATACTTTCAGCACACCTGATACACTGAATAAAATATCAAACTATATTAGAGAATTGGTGAAAAAGTAA
- a CDS encoding ABC transporter permease: MGALITVLKEHIKGFYLINRLAQFELKIANHNNYLGMAWELINPLIQILVYWFVFGFGIRTNAPVDGIPFIYWMLVGISMWFFINQGILDGTRSIVSKYNQVAKMNFPLSIIPTYTVTAKLYGHLVLLLIIFIFCVASGIYPTIHIIQLLLYVPFAYIFTCAVALVTSTLGVLIRDTQMLMQALMRVLFYASPILWVAKPGSIVQKILMLNPIYFIAEAYRAALLYHKWYFIEHWELALYNVFIVLFLFFVGSILHMRYRDQFADFM; this comes from the coding sequence ATGGGAGCATTAATAACTGTTCTTAAGGAACATATTAAAGGTTTTTATTTAATTAACAGGTTGGCTCAATTCGAATTGAAAATTGCCAACCATAATAACTATCTCGGAATGGCATGGGAGCTAATAAACCCGCTCATTCAAATTTTAGTTTACTGGTTTGTATTTGGATTTGGTATTCGTACGAACGCACCTGTAGATGGTATTCCTTTCATTTATTGGATGCTTGTTGGTATCAGTATGTGGTTCTTTATCAACCAAGGTATTCTAGATGGGACACGTTCGATTGTTTCAAAATATAATCAAGTTGCAAAAATGAATTTCCCGTTATCGATAATCCCGACTTATACGGTAACAGCGAAATTATATGGACACCTTGTTTTATTATTAATTATTTTTATATTCTGTGTAGCTTCAGGGATTTACCCGACTATCCATATTATTCAGTTGTTACTATACGTACCTTTTGCATATATTTTCACTTGTGCAGTAGCGCTTGTGACTTCAACGTTAGGGGTATTGATCCGTGATACACAAATGTTGATGCAAGCATTAATGCGTGTGCTTTTTTACGCTTCACCAATTTTATGGGTAGCAAAACCGGGTTCGATTGTACAAAAGATTTTAATGTTAAATCCGATTTATTTTATTGCAGAAGCATACCGTGCAGCATTGTTATATCATAAATGGTACTTTATCGAGCATTGGGAGCTCGCATTATATAATGTATTTATCGTCTTATTCTTGTTCTTTGTAGGTTCAATTTTACACATGCGTTACAGAGACCAATTTGCAGACTTTATGTAA
- a CDS encoding sugar O-acetyltransferase: MTTEKEKMLSGQLYNSRDPQLVKERHKARHATKAINNAFSIKERHFLLRQSIGHCGDNVFIEPDIHFDYGYNISLGNHFYANFNPVMLDVAPITIGNHVLLGPNVQLITATHPLNPAERASGLELAFPITIGDHVWIGAGAIVLPGVTIGDNVVVGAGSVVTKDIPDNQVVAGNPARFIREVPLD; the protein is encoded by the coding sequence ATGACAACTGAAAAAGAAAAAATGCTGAGCGGACAACTCTATAATTCAAGAGATCCGCAACTTGTAAAAGAACGTCATAAAGCACGTCATGCAACAAAAGCAATCAACAATGCATTTTCAATCAAAGAACGCCACTTTCTATTAAGACAAAGTATTGGTCACTGCGGTGATAATGTATTCATCGAACCTGATATTCATTTTGACTACGGTTATAATATCTCGCTCGGCAATCATTTTTATGCTAATTTCAATCCTGTCATGCTAGACGTTGCCCCCATTACAATCGGCAATCATGTTCTGCTCGGCCCGAATGTCCAACTCATTACAGCAACACATCCGCTGAATCCGGCAGAACGCGCTTCTGGATTAGAACTTGCTTTTCCAATTACGATAGGTGATCATGTTTGGATTGGTGCAGGTGCAATTGTGCTGCCTGGTGTGACAATCGGAGATAATGTTGTAGTAGGTGCAGGCAGTGTTGTCACAAAAGACATTCCCGACAATCAAGTTGTTGCCGGCAATCCAGCGCGCTTTATTCGTGAAGTCCCATTAGATTAG
- the thrS gene encoding threonine--tRNA ligase, with translation MGNQVIVTLPDQRKLEVEQSTTLYQVAQQIGSSFAKKAAVASIDGELHDLNHQIEKDCQVEFFTYEDEEGLAAIRYTLSYLVGEAAVKYGVEVADFGVNKEQFYCDFKAENTLKAADLKEVTKTINKAISANHPIEVHEYSKLDALDLFKDNPFMQHHIEQGEEPVKVAVHGDYKAVIHQPLVTNLSKVKNYKLQSISATNWLRDVNNESLQRIAGFAFADAKALEEHQAFIEKYEQVNHRRLGKELDIFSFSEYAPGMPFYAHNGQVIRLELQNMLRQLQFEADYEEVYTPFIMDETLWKNSGHWDHYQDNMYFTEVDEQTYALKPMNCPGHMLIYKNHLHSYRDLPIRMAEFGQVHRHELSGSLNGLFRVRTFNQDDAHIFVRRDQIESEILDVLGLIHKVYSVFGFDYSIELSTRPDDFMGEIELWDFAEQSLENMLNQHGFKYTVNEKDGAFYGPKIDIHIKDALGRSHQCGTVQLDFQMPEKFDLTFINQAGEKERPVVIHRAIYGSSDRFIGILLEHFGGNLPLWLAPVQMEVILVNADLHLDAVKDLKRRLKKEGFRVELDLSDEKMGYKIRQAHLKKVPYTLVVGDNEVENGTVAVRKRGESEEHSINVEDFVKQLKEEVDVLDKVK, from the coding sequence ATGGGAAATCAAGTCATCGTAACTTTACCAGATCAACGCAAATTGGAGGTGGAACAAAGCACAACACTTTACCAAGTTGCACAACAAATTGGCAGTTCTTTTGCCAAAAAAGCCGCTGTAGCATCTATAGATGGTGAATTACACGATTTGAATCATCAAATCGAGAAAGATTGCCAAGTTGAATTCTTTACTTATGAAGATGAAGAGGGCTTAGCAGCGATTCGTTATACTTTAAGTTATTTAGTAGGAGAAGCTGCTGTGAAATATGGAGTTGAAGTTGCAGATTTTGGTGTAAATAAAGAACAATTCTATTGTGATTTTAAAGCTGAAAATACTTTGAAGGCCGCTGATTTAAAAGAAGTTACAAAAACAATTAATAAAGCAATCAGTGCCAATCACCCTATTGAAGTACATGAGTATTCAAAATTAGATGCATTAGATTTATTTAAAGATAATCCGTTTATGCAGCATCATATCGAACAAGGTGAAGAACCTGTGAAAGTGGCTGTGCATGGAGATTATAAAGCAGTGATTCACCAACCACTTGTAACTAACTTATCTAAAGTTAAAAATTATAAATTACAATCTATTTCAGCAACTAACTGGTTGCGTGATGTGAATAATGAATCATTGCAACGTATTGCTGGTTTTGCATTTGCTGATGCCAAAGCGCTAGAAGAACACCAAGCTTTTATTGAAAAGTATGAACAAGTAAACCATCGTCGCTTAGGTAAAGAATTAGACATTTTCTCATTCTCAGAATATGCACCTGGTATGCCGTTTTATGCACATAATGGACAAGTGATTCGTTTAGAATTACAAAATATGTTGAGACAATTGCAATTTGAAGCGGATTATGAAGAGGTTTACACTCCATTTATTATGGACGAAACTTTATGGAAAAACAGTGGTCACTGGGATCATTATCAAGATAATATGTACTTCACAGAAGTGGATGAACAAACTTATGCTTTAAAACCTATGAACTGCCCAGGCCATATGTTGATTTATAAAAACCATCTGCATTCTTATCGTGATTTGCCAATTCGCATGGCTGAATTTGGCCAAGTACATCGCCATGAATTAAGCGGTTCATTAAATGGTTTATTCCGTGTACGTACTTTCAACCAAGATGATGCTCATATTTTTGTACGACGTGATCAAATTGAATCAGAAATTTTAGATGTTTTAGGCTTAATTCATAAAGTATATAGCGTGTTTGGTTTTGATTACAGTATTGAGTTATCTACTCGTCCAGATGACTTTATGGGTGAAATTGAATTATGGGATTTCGCAGAACAATCTCTTGAAAACATGTTGAATCAACATGGCTTTAAATATACAGTCAATGAAAAAGATGGTGCGTTCTACGGACCGAAAATTGATATTCATATTAAAGATGCACTAGGACGCAGCCATCAGTGCGGTACTGTTCAACTTGACTTCCAAATGCCTGAAAAATTCGATTTAACATTTATTAATCAAGCTGGAGAAAAAGAACGTCCTGTTGTCATTCACCGTGCAATCTATGGATCAAGCGACCGTTTCATCGGAATTTTACTTGAACACTTTGGCGGCAATTTGCCATTATGGCTTGCACCTGTTCAAATGGAAGTAATCCTAGTAAATGCTGATTTACATTTGGATGCAGTAAAAGATTTGAAACGTCGTTTGAAAAAAGAAGGTTTCAGAGTAGAACTTGATTTATCCGATGAAAAAATGGGGTATAAAATCCGTCAAGCGCACTTGAAAAAAGTACCTTACACTCTTGTAGTTGGAGACAACGAAGTAGAAAATGGTACAGTAGCTGTTCGTAAACGTGGAGAATCTGAAGAACATAGCATTAATGTCGAAGATTTTGTGAAACAATTGAAAGAAGAAGTTGACGTATTGGATAAAGTAAAATAA
- a CDS encoding membrane protein yields MGQQIDWKNVLKLSGAYMAYLIGSGFATGQEVMQFFASYGKAGIAGILLSAILFCSLGVTLMTRGYELQLEHPGDIFRVYCGKIIGRLIEYFTLLFLFCIVVIMISGTGAIAHEHFGIPAIVGLLGMGIITMITVIFGLNKLVDIIGAVGPVIVVLTIAICLVVFFKNIGSLPSLDTLPQAAKDLQPAGHWWQSSILFFCYNILAGTIFFTQLGQQSGSKKEAAAAGILGGAGLMLAVLAMVVAMFAHYNHVLKLEVPVLYLGDTISPWVAIVFSICILLGIYSTTAPMYWLIKNEFMRMIPAKFGVIVTIVLGIVFMLGGSLPFGKLVAMIYPFVGYVGLAVVIIIFVRTIWAKMNPQKSKV; encoded by the coding sequence ATGGGACAACAAATAGATTGGAAGAATGTATTGAAATTAAGCGGTGCTTACATGGCTTACTTAATAGGATCTGGTTTTGCTACTGGACAAGAAGTGATGCAATTTTTTGCTTCATACGGTAAAGCAGGTATTGCAGGTATCCTTTTAAGTGCAATTTTGTTTTGTTCTCTAGGTGTTACATTGATGACAAGAGGATATGAATTGCAATTAGAACATCCGGGAGATATTTTCAGAGTATATTGCGGCAAAATTATCGGACGTTTGATTGAATATTTTACTTTGCTTTTCTTATTCTGTATTGTTGTGATTATGATTTCCGGTACTGGCGCAATTGCGCATGAACATTTCGGTATTCCTGCAATAGTTGGTTTGCTTGGAATGGGAATTATAACTATGATAACAGTAATTTTCGGATTAAATAAATTGGTAGATATCATTGGTGCAGTGGGTCCGGTGATTGTGGTTTTAACCATTGCTATTTGCTTGGTTGTATTCTTTAAAAATATCGGTTCTTTGCCATCTTTAGATACATTGCCTCAAGCAGCTAAAGATTTGCAACCAGCTGGTCATTGGTGGCAATCCAGTATTTTATTCTTTTGTTACAACATTTTAGCAGGTACGATTTTCTTTACACAATTAGGTCAACAATCAGGTAGTAAGAAAGAAGCGGCAGCTGCTGGGATTTTGGGTGGTGCTGGTTTGATGTTGGCAGTACTAGCTATGGTCGTTGCGATGTTTGCACATTATAACCATGTATTGAAATTAGAAGTACCCGTTTTATATTTAGGGGATACAATTAGTCCTTGGGTAGCCATTGTATTTTCTATTTGTATTTTACTCGGAATTTATTCAACAACGGCACCAATGTATTGGTTGATAAAGAACGAATTCATGCGTATGATTCCTGCTAAATTTGGAGTTATTGTAACGATAGTGTTAGGTATTGTGTTTATGCTTGGTGGATCATTGCCTTTTGGAAAATTGGTCGCTATGATATATCCATTCGTAGGTTATGTAGGATTAGCAGTGGTAATTATTATTTTTGTACGTACAATCTGGGCAAAAATGAATCCGCAGAAGTCTAAAGTTTAA
- the tarA gene encoding N-acetylglucosaminyldiphosphoundecaprenol N-acetyl-beta-D-mannosaminyltransferase TarA — translation MENQRTAKREKIDILSVQFDNVTMDEMKHHVTNFVEADTTDNMFVVTANPEIVDYALEDKNYYDLIGEADFIIPDGTGIIQAGRILGTPLKERVPGIEFMAACLAIAERHRQKVFLLGASKHVVAEAVKQLQKKYPHIEFASHHGYIDTGDESVARQVCNFNPDYIFVGMGYPKQEEWIKRHRHRFQHTLLMGVGGSIEVYSGTKKRAPLIFRKLNLEWFYRLITDWKRMARMQRLPRFVSKVFRTRLKK, via the coding sequence ATGGAAAATCAACGAACAGCAAAGCGCGAAAAAATAGATATCTTGTCTGTTCAATTTGATAACGTCACGATGGATGAGATGAAACATCATGTAACAAATTTTGTAGAAGCTGATACGACCGATAATATGTTTGTGGTTACAGCAAACCCTGAGATTGTCGATTATGCGCTTGAAGATAAAAATTATTATGATTTGATTGGAGAAGCGGACTTTATAATCCCGGACGGTACAGGAATTATCCAAGCAGGTCGAATATTAGGAACACCCTTGAAAGAACGAGTGCCTGGTATTGAATTTATGGCTGCATGCTTAGCCATAGCAGAACGCCATCGTCAAAAAGTGTTCTTATTAGGTGCTTCAAAACATGTTGTAGCTGAAGCGGTAAAACAACTTCAAAAGAAATATCCACATATTGAATTTGCTTCCCATCATGGTTATATCGATACTGGTGATGAAAGTGTAGCACGTCAAGTATGTAATTTTAATCCGGATTATATTTTTGTAGGTATGGGTTATCCTAAGCAAGAAGAATGGATTAAACGACACCGGCATCGTTTTCAACATACTTTATTGATGGGCGTAGGCGGTTCTATTGAAGTATATAGCGGTACTAAAAAAAGAGCACCGCTTATCTTCCGTAAATTAAATTTAGAATGGTTTTATCGTTTGATTACGGATTGGAAACGAATGGCACGTATGCAGCGCTTGCCTCGATTTGTATCTAAGGTTTTTCGAACAAGATTAAAAAAATAA
- the tagH gene encoding teichoic acids export ABC transporter ATP-binding subunit TagH, with translation MKDISVKMENITKEYRIYRNNKERVKDALIPNHKNKTFYALNDVSMTAYKGDIIGLVGINGSGKSTLSNIIGGSLSNTSGEIEKHGEVSVIAINAGLNAQLTGLENIEFKMLCMGFKPKEIKELTPKIIEFSELGEFIYQPVKKYSSGMRAKLGFSINVTIDPDILVIDEALSVGDQTFTQKSLDKIHEFKEADKTIFFVSHNIGQVREFCTKIAWIEGGRLKEFGELDDVLPKYEQFLKDFRKKSKAQQKEFKQELDKSRFVMK, from the coding sequence ATGAAAGATATATCTGTAAAGATGGAAAATATAACAAAAGAATATCGTATTTATCGTAATAACAAAGAAAGAGTCAAAGATGCTCTCATACCCAATCATAAAAACAAAACTTTTTATGCGTTAAATGACGTTTCCATGACAGCTTATAAAGGTGACATTATTGGATTAGTAGGTATCAATGGTTCTGGAAAATCCACACTAAGTAATATCATCGGCGGTTCATTATCTAATACAAGCGGAGAAATTGAAAAACATGGTGAAGTTAGTGTTATTGCGATTAACGCAGGATTGAATGCGCAATTGACTGGTTTGGAAAACATTGAATTCAAAATGTTATGCATGGGATTCAAACCTAAAGAGATAAAAGAACTCACACCTAAAATTATTGAATTCAGTGAATTGGGAGAGTTTATTTATCAACCGGTTAAGAAATATTCTAGTGGTATGCGCGCAAAATTAGGTTTTTCAATTAACGTTACGATCGATCCGGATATCTTGGTAATCGATGAAGCATTATCAGTCGGCGACCAAACTTTCACACAGAAATCATTAGATAAAATCCATGAATTTAAAGAAGCGGATAAAACCATCTTCTTCGTCAGCCATAATATTGGTCAAGTACGTGAATTCTGTACAAAAATCGCATGGATTGAAGGCGGTCGACTTAAAGAATTTGGTGAGTTAGATGACGTTTTACCAAAATACGAACAATTTTTGAAAGATTTCAGAAAAAAATCTAAAGCACAACAAAAAGAATTCAAACAAGAACTAGATAAGTCTCGATTTGTAATGAAATAA
- a CDS encoding DUF2294 domain-containing protein, with protein MSYHFSSKQVIDIANKNTKNKTQEFANLVRAYRKAHIGKGPEQIKVFFKDNWAIAHMTGSLSKVENFYLRNTESKEFERMLKFGRTEEIKQLYNQHPPTEMEELVGAKFVKLFTDVNLEDDEVISIFVFDRSIE; from the coding sequence ATGTCATATCATTTCTCAAGTAAGCAGGTGATTGATATAGCTAACAAGAATACTAAAAATAAAACTCAAGAATTTGCTAATCTCGTGCGTGCATATCGAAAAGCACATATTGGAAAAGGTCCAGAACAAATTAAAGTTTTCTTTAAAGATAATTGGGCTATTGCACATATGACAGGTAGTTTGAGTAAAGTCGAAAATTTTTACTTAAGAAATACGGAAAGTAAAGAATTTGAACGAATGCTTAAATTTGGCCGTACAGAAGAAATTAAGCAACTTTATAACCAACATCCTCCAACAGAAATGGAAGAATTGGTAGGCGCAAAATTTGTAAAATTATTTACAGATGTTAATCTAGAAGATGACGAGGTCATTTCAATTTTTGTATTTGACCGTTCAATCGAATAA
- a CDS encoding aspartate aminotransferase family protein has product MTRAQEIFERDEKYFAKAGRIPYYPLIIDHAHGAVLTDVDGKEYIDLLSSASSQNIGHTPERVVKAIQAQTEKMIHYTPAYMYHEPLAELAEKICSLSPGDFKKRVIFGLTGSDACDGIIKFARAYTGRPNVISFTNAYHGSTYGSISLSAISLNMRRKIGPLLPGIHHIPFPDSYRGMFNSTEPNTVDEYLAPLKEMFEKYLPPEEVACIMLETIQGDGGLLEPVPGYFEALEKLCREHGILLAVDDIQQGMGRTGKWSSIEHFNFEPDLVAYGKSLAGGMPMSAIVGREDIMGSLDAPAHLFTMGANPVSCAAAVATLEMMEEDNLVEEAARKGEYAKTRMKAWENQHEFIGNVRGLGLSIGVDIVTDKQSKARDNDAALKICNRCYERGVVIIAVAGNVLRFQPPLVITDEELDQALTILEETFEELEQGKLEAYQVAGQGW; this is encoded by the coding sequence ATGACAAGAGCGCAGGAGATATTTGAACGCGATGAAAAATATTTTGCAAAAGCAGGTCGTATTCCGTACTACCCGCTTATTATTGATCACGCTCATGGAGCAGTTTTAACAGATGTTGATGGGAAAGAATATATTGATTTATTATCAAGTGCAAGTTCTCAAAATATCGGACATACACCAGAACGTGTTGTAAAAGCGATACAAGCACAAACAGAAAAGATGATTCATTACACACCTGCATATATGTATCATGAACCTTTAGCAGAACTCGCTGAAAAAATTTGCAGTTTATCACCTGGAGATTTTAAAAAACGCGTTATATTTGGTTTAACAGGTTCAGATGCTTGTGACGGTATTATCAAATTTGCTCGTGCTTATACTGGAAGACCTAACGTAATTAGTTTTACAAATGCATATCATGGCTCAACATATGGTTCGATTTCTTTATCAGCAATCAGTTTAAATATGAGAAGAAAAATAGGGCCTTTATTACCAGGCATTCACCACATTCCTTTTCCGGACAGCTATCGAGGAATGTTTAACAGTACAGAACCAAACACTGTAGATGAATATTTAGCACCTTTAAAAGAAATGTTTGAAAAGTACCTGCCTCCAGAAGAAGTTGCATGTATTATGTTAGAAACAATACAAGGAGATGGCGGTTTATTAGAACCGGTACCTGGTTATTTCGAAGCTTTAGAAAAATTATGTCGAGAGCATGGCATTCTTTTAGCAGTAGATGATATTCAGCAAGGTATGGGACGTACAGGTAAATGGAGTTCTATTGAACATTTTAATTTCGAACCTGATTTAGTTGCCTATGGTAAATCATTAGCAGGCGGCATGCCGATGTCAGCCATAGTTGGCAGAGAAGATATTATGGGTAGTTTAGATGCGCCTGCGCATTTATTTACAATGGGTGCCAATCCGGTGAGTTGTGCAGCAGCTGTGGCAACTTTAGAAATGATGGAAGAAGATAATTTAGTGGAGGAAGCAGCAAGAAAAGGCGAATATGCAAAAACACGTATGAAAGCATGGGAAAATCAACATGAATTTATTGGGAATGTTCGCGGTTTAGGTTTATCTATCGGTGTAGATATCGTCACAGATAAACAGTCTAAAGCACGTGATAATGATGCTGCATTGAAGATTTGTAATCGATGTTACGAACGTGGTGTCGTGATTATTGCTGTAGCTGGAAATGTCTTAAGATTCCAACCACCACTTGTAATTACTGATGAGGAACTCGATCAAGCATTGACTATCTTAGAAGAAACATTCGAAGAACTTGAACAAGGAAAATTAGAAGCTTATCAAGTTGCAGGACAAGGATGGTAA